A segment of the Candidatus Hydrogenedentota bacterium genome:
GCATGGACAAGTTATGTTGCCCAATGTAACACACCCATCGACGGCAAAGGCGGAAACGGTGGAAACGGCGGCGCAGGCAGCAATGGTGGAAATGGCGGTAAAGGCGGTGACGCTCAAACAGCTGCTCTCGGCGGTAAAGGCGGAAACGGCGGCGGCGCAGTTGTATTGGCAGCCCGGGGCTTGCTCGCTTTCAATGGTATCGTGGATATTTCTGCAGGGAATCCAACGCAAGGTGATTCCGAAAAGACGGCTCAATCGGGTAATGCCGGATCAAGCGCCGGCGATGGAAATAATGGCGGCGGCGGAAATGCCGGCGAACAAGGCTTGTGGTGGCTTAATTTCGGTGGTTGTTGGCCCAATTATGTGAATGGCGGAACAGGTGGGGCGGGCGGCAAAGGCGGCAAAGGCGGTGACGGCGGAAGCGGCGGTGCAAGCGGTCTTTCAGGCGCAGGCGGTAACGGCGGCTTGGGAACACCCGGTATGGTCAAACTCCATGCTTCGGTCATTCTCAACAGCGGATCTGTTGAATGTGAAAATCATACTGCTGATACGGACAGCGAATTGCGTGGCCGTGCCACCCTCATCAGCAACATGGCGAATCCAACGGCTCCTGTTTTTTCTGATGATTATGTCCTAGGCACAACCACCAATGACGGCTGGCTGCGCTTGAATGCGCCTTATGACGCTGTACTGCAAGTCCCCATTCTGCCGCATCTGGAGGGCGGCTTGGGCACCGGCGGTTACACCCAATCCGATTTTTGGAATAAATCCGCTTTTGATAATGCGCACGTGGGAACACCGGGCCTTGAAATTGTCGCTCTGCGCGATACGGAATCTCCCTTCTTAGACTATGACCAAATTTTTGTCGTGAATAATACGGCAGCGCCTATTCTCGCAGTAACGGTGAACATTGATGGTTACGCCCCCTACCTGCTCGGCGATATAGGCGCCGGCGCAATTTGGACAACCACCGTACCCGAAGGCACAGCCTTATCTCTGGCAGCGCCCCTAGCGGTGACGATTAGCGAAGAAAATATGGATATCTATGTGGGCGATTCCTTCTCGCTTAATGCGGTGCCTGAAGGAGGTGTTGCGCCGCTGCACTACCAATGGGAACATAACGGAGCAGCTCTGTCCGGCAGCGACAACATCACCTACACCGTGGCGGCAGCGCAATTAGCCGACACCGGATTCTACGCAGTCTCCGTACAGGACGCGTTGAGTCAAGAAGCTTCGAGCATGACCGATGTATTGGTACGTGTGGCAGAACCGCTCACCATCCTTCAAGCGCCCACCTCGTCAGTCATCTCGGTCGGGAACGCAGCACTCTTCAGCGTGGAAGTATCCGGCGGACATGGTACCCGCCATTACGAATGGCGCAAAGACGGTGTCAGTCTCGGCGCGGCGGATCAACCCTTCTTGTTGATTGATCCGGTCTCGCCAAGCGACGTCGGTAATTATGATGTCGTCGTGACTGATGCGCTTGGCGTGGCGCCACAAGGCCGCGTAGTCAGCCCAAGTCCTGCCGCCGTGTTGAACGTGGCAGATGCTATGTCAATTAGCGGTCCTGAAAACCAGCTTGCCTACGTTGATGATGGGCAGGTCACTTTTGAAATTGAAGTGTCCGGCGGTGTTGCTCCCTACACCTACGAATGGTACCGTAACGACATGGCACTTCCCGAAGGGCAGCAACCTCATGCTCCCGTACTGAATCTCAACGCGCCGTTGAATATCAAGGTCGGTGATTATTATTGCCTCGTCACCGATACGGCGACCATTTCCTCATCTGTGCCTTCTGAAACGGCAAGCCTGAGTGTCTATGAACGATTAAGCTTTACCCTTCAACCCGAAAGCGGCAGCTATGAACAAGGCGGCGCCCTCACGTTGACTGTTTCAGTAACAGGCGGTATACCACCCCTCAGCTATGAATGGGCTAAGGATGGGATACCTCTTCCCCCTGAAAACCAACCCTTAAACGACAGATTGAACCTAAACAACCTCCAATCCGGCGACGCCGGCACCTACACTGTAACCGTCTCCGACAACCAAAGTGATACCCTTAGTTCTGAAGCAGCGATCATCAGTGTTGTGGAGCCCGGTGAAGGCGAAGAACCGGGTGAAGGTGAAGGCGAAGCACCTCAGGAAGGCGAAGTGCCCGGTGAGGGCGAAGGCGAAGCGCCAAATGAAGGAGAAACTGGAGAGGCATTTGCACTGCTTTACGAGGGCCCGAATCCCCTCACTGCACAGGTCGGTTCCGCAGTTGAAATCCGTGTGAACCCCGTCAACAGCGCAGGTTCCATCACTTATTTCTGGTATCGTGTCACTGAAGACAAATCACTGGAATTGATCGAAGGTGAACAATATGCAAGCTTGAAATTTAATCCCGTTTCATATGACGATGACGGCAACTATCAATGTGTAGCCATGGATAGTGTCGCCGGTACGACACAGTCACCCGTGATCCGATTACGCGTTGTAACGGCCGTCCCCGTTGCTAAACCTCTATTCGTAGTCTTGCTCACACTCGTCTTGTTTGGCAGCGCTTTGGCGCTATTAATACGACGGAAATATCTTTCATCGTCCTTCTGATTTAAAAAGCGCTTGAATAGATACAGGATGCTTCCGATATACTGTCGCAAGCATCCTATTTTTGAATCGCCTTTGCTTGCAGCAGCCGCTTGGAAGGCTTGCCCCCGATCCTTTCCCTTGGGAAAAAGAATTGGATGTACGCGTTTCCTAGCGGCGAAGAGGCGTGCTTGACTCTGCGCATACCGCATTCGTTAGAATGCTTAGCGATAGTGATCTACAGTTTTTACTTCCTACCCGTTTGATCGGGATATACCCGAAAAAAAGGATCCTTATGGGCGCCATCATTGTGACCGGATCGGCAGGCTTGATCGGCTCCTCCGCCGTTCGCCTTTTTGCAGACCAAGGCTATACTGTTGTTGGTATCGACAATGACATGCGCGCCTATTTTTTTGGAGAGAAAGCCTCCACGCAGTTCATGGCTGAACAATTGGAGGAAGAGATTCCCGCCTATCGGCATGTCGCTATCGACATACGGGACTACGACAAACTGGAGCAATGCTTCAAGGACTATGGCAAAGATATTGTCTCGGTGGTGCATACGGCCGCACAGCCCAGCCATGACTGGGCGGCACGCGAACCCCACACCGATTTCAGCATCAATGCCACAGGCACCCTGAATTTGTTAGAGCTGACTCGGATCCACGCCCCTGATTCCGTATTTATTTTCACCAGCACCAACAAAGTCTATGGGGATCGTCCGAACTACCTGCCTCTCGTCGAACAAGAGCTGCGCTGGGAACTTGATCCCTCTCATCCCTATGCCGCGGAAGGCATCGATGAATCCATGTCCATTGATCAATGCAAGCATTCGCTCTTTGGCGTATCCAAAGCGGCGGCGGATATCATGGTTCAGGAATACGGGCGCTACTTCGGCATGAAATCTGCCATCTTCCGAGGCGGCTGCCTGACCGGACCCGGTCACGCCGGTGCAGAAC
Coding sequences within it:
- a CDS encoding NAD-dependent epimerase/dehydratase family protein, whose product is MGAIIVTGSAGLIGSSAVRLFADQGYTVVGIDNDMRAYFFGEKASTQFMAEQLEEEIPAYRHVAIDIRDYDKLEQCFKDYGKDIVSVVHTAAQPSHDWAAREPHTDFSINATGTLNLLELTRIHAPDSVFIFTSTNKVYGDRPNYLPLVEQELRWELDPSHPYAAEGIDESMSIDQCKHSLFGVSKAAADIMVQEYGRYFGMKSAIFRGGCLTGPGHAGAELHGFLAYLMKCAVTKTPYHIFGYKGKQVRDNIHASDLVACFQEVINAPRVAEVYNIGGGRFSNCSLLEAVQMCEEITGNPMETDYTETNRIGDHIWWISDLRKFKSHYPNWKANFDIQAILKQIYLDITRRERRSS